From the genome of Triticum aestivum cultivar Chinese Spring chromosome 3B, IWGSC CS RefSeq v2.1, whole genome shotgun sequence, one region includes:
- the LOC123068067 gene encoding uncharacterized protein, whose amino-acid sequence MAWQLIALLPAALVAAAAVAAAGAGLPSNFAIITPRGPLMGKRDAGEYCGKRKCMAKCESRCPDQCFVLCPSCKTLCMCDYYPGISCGDPRFTGGDGNNFYFHGKKDQDFCVLSDADLHVNAHFIGTHNPATGRNFTWIQAIGIRFADHRLLVGAKRTVKWNNRVDRLEMGLDDETIDLPARLDTRWESAAVAGLTITRTAVTNGIRVQLKGVFDIMASVVPVTEKDSRIHNYGVTEGDCLAHLDIGFKFHDLTDDVHGVLGQTYRSDYINKLRVSASMPVMGGITSYVSSDIFATDCAVARFGRRTSISMVASSDS is encoded by the exons ATGGCGTGGCAGCTTATAGCTCTTCTCCCGGCTGCTttggtggccgctgccgccgtcgccgccgcagggGCGGGGCTGCCGTCCAACTTCGCCATAATAACCCCACGGGGACCCTTAATGGGGAAGCGGGATGCGGGGGAGTACTGCGGCAAGAGGAAGTGCATGGCCAAGTGCGAGAGCCGCTGCCCCGACCAGTGCTTCGTCCTCTGCCCCAGCTGCAAGACGCTATGCA TGTGCGACTACTACCCGGGCATCTCCTGCGGCGACCCGCGATTCACCGGGGGCGACGGCAACAACTTCTACTTCCATGGCAAGAAGGACCAAGACTTCTGCGTCCTCTCCGATGCTGATCTCCATGTCAATGCCCATTTCATTGGCACCCACAACCCCGCCACGGGTCGTAACTTCACCTGGATCCAGGCCATCGGCATCCGCTTCGCAGACCACCGCCTCCTCGTCGGTGCCAAGAGGACCGTGAAATGGAACAACCGCGTCGACCGTCTTGAGATGGGCTTGGACGACGAGACCATCGATCTCCCTGCCAGGCTCGACACGCGTTGGGAGTCGGCAGCCGTGGCAGGCCTGACCATCACGAGAACCGCCGTGACCAATGGCATCAGAGTGCAGCTCAAGGGGGTGTTTGACATCATGGCCAGCGTGGTGCCCGTCACGGAGAAGGACTCCCGCATCCACAACTACGGTGTCACGGAGGGCGACTGTCTTGCTCACTTGGACATCGGTTTCAAGTTTCACGACCTCACCGACGACGTGCACGGTGTCCTTGGTCAGACATACCGCTCCGACTATATTAACAAGCTTAGGGTGAGCGCCAGCATGCCGGTGATGGGCGGCATAACCAGCTATGTATCATCGGATATCTTTGCCACAGATTGCGCAGTTGCTAGATTTGGTCGCCGTACTAGCATCTCGATGGTTGCATCAAGTGATAGTTGA